From the Camarhynchus parvulus chromosome 13, STF_HiC, whole genome shotgun sequence genome, one window contains:
- the NEUROG1 gene encoding neurogenin-1: protein MMPAEAPSSGEGAEPDAPRERRRRRGRARARTEALLHTLKRSRRVKANDRERNRMHHLNAALDELRSVLPTFPDDTKLTKIETLRFAYNYIWALSETLRLAEQCLPPPPAFRGAAAPPSPGSDAGSWLSSASPSAPSLCASASGPSSPATSEDCAYAPADSLRGFRGLPAGPGAPLR, encoded by the exons AT GATGCCCGCAGAGGCGCCCAGCAGCGGCGAGGGCGCGGAGCCCGACGCTCCGCGGGAGCGGCGGAGACGGCGCGGCCGTGCGCGGGCGCGGACCGAGGCGCTGCTGCACACGCTGAAGCGCAGCCGGCGGGTCAAGGCCAACGACCGGGAGCGGAACCGCATGCACCACCTCAACGCCGCCCTGGACGAGCTCCGCAGCGTCCTGCCCACCTTCCCCGACGACACGAAGCTCACCAAGATCGAGACCCTGCGCTTCGCCTACAACTACATCTGGGCCCTCTCCGAGACCCTCCGCCTGGCCGAGCAGTgcctcccgccgccccccgccttccgcggcgccgccgcgccccccagccccggcagcgACGCGGGCTCCTGGCTGTCCAGCGCCTCCCCGTCCGCCCCCTCGCTCTGCGCCTCCGCCTCCGGCCCCAGCAGCCCCGCCACCTCCGAGGACTGCGCTTATGCGCCCGCCGACAGCCTGAGGGGCTTCCGCGGGCTGCCCGCCGGCCCGGGCGCGCCCCTCCGCTAG
- the CXCL14 gene encoding C-X-C motif chemokine 14, with protein sequence MKLLTAALLLLFIAMCLASAEGVKCKCSRKGPKIRFSNVRKLEIKPRYPFCVEEMIIVTLWTRVRGEQQHCLNPKRQNTVRLLKWYRVWKEKGRVYEE encoded by the exons ATGAAGctcctgacagcagctctgctcctgctcttcatCGCGATGTGCTTAGCCAGCGCGGAAG GCGTGAAGTGCAAATGCTCAAGAAAAGGTCCTAAAATAAGATTCTCTAATGTACGGAAGCTGGAAATAAAACCGAGGTACCCATTTTGCGTGGAAGAGATGATTAT TGTGACCCTGTGGACACGGGTgaggggggagcagcagcactgcctcaACCCCAAGCGCCAGAACACCGTGAGGCTGCTCAAGTGGTACCGGGTATGGAAGGAGAAGGGCAG GGTTTATGAAGAATAA